The following coding sequences are from one Arthrobacter sp. 24S4-2 window:
- a CDS encoding ISL3 family transposase, with amino-acid sequence MRNARLWRTLLGVEKTVVEAIDFDDEAGVLVASVRPTGSVRNRCGICRRRCPKYDQGHGRRRWRSLDAGTVQVQVEADAPRIRCREHGVTVAAVPWARHQAGHTHHFDAQVAWLATQTSKTAITALMRIAWRTVGAIITRVWEDTAATYDPFANLVRIGIDEISYKRGHKYLTVVVDHDSGRLVWAAVGRDKATLGTFFDALGEERCAGITHVSADGADWIAAVVAARCPAAIRCADPFHVVKWATEALDEVRRGAWNDARRAARTGEAKRGRGRPSKDAPARPHSTLAAGVKNSRYALWKNPENLTEKQQAKLAWIVQTDPGLGRAYYLKEGLRTVFKLPYDEAGEALDKWVAWARRCRIPSFVKLQKSIVKHRESILAAIEHGLSNGRIESMNTKIRLITRIAFGFKSPEALIALAMLSLGGHKPVLPGRN; translated from the coding sequence GTGCGAAATGCAAGACTATGGCGAACTCTGCTCGGTGTCGAGAAAACAGTCGTCGAAGCCATCGATTTTGATGACGAAGCCGGGGTCCTGGTCGCCTCGGTCCGCCCGACTGGATCGGTCCGGAACCGCTGCGGCATCTGCCGGCGCAGGTGTCCGAAATACGACCAGGGGCACGGCCGCCGGCGCTGGCGTTCCCTGGATGCCGGCACGGTCCAGGTCCAGGTGGAGGCCGACGCCCCGAGGATCCGGTGCCGTGAACACGGCGTCACCGTGGCCGCCGTCCCGTGGGCCAGGCATCAGGCCGGACACACCCATCATTTCGATGCGCAGGTCGCCTGGCTTGCCACCCAGACATCCAAGACCGCGATCACCGCGCTGATGCGCATTGCCTGGCGGACCGTCGGGGCGATCATCACCCGGGTCTGGGAGGACACGGCGGCCACTTACGACCCCTTCGCCAACCTGGTCCGGATCGGTATCGATGAGATCTCCTACAAGCGCGGGCACAAGTACCTGACCGTCGTGGTGGACCATGACAGCGGCAGGCTGGTCTGGGCCGCCGTTGGCCGGGACAAGGCCACCCTGGGCACGTTCTTCGATGCCCTCGGAGAAGAACGGTGCGCCGGGATCACGCATGTTTCCGCGGATGGCGCCGACTGGATCGCCGCTGTCGTGGCCGCCCGGTGTCCCGCCGCCATCAGGTGTGCCGACCCGTTCCACGTCGTCAAATGGGCCACCGAAGCCCTCGACGAGGTCCGCCGGGGCGCGTGGAACGACGCCCGCCGGGCGGCCCGGACCGGAGAGGCCAAACGAGGCCGGGGACGCCCGTCCAAAGACGCCCCGGCCAGGCCCCACAGCACTCTTGCCGCCGGGGTGAAGAACTCGCGCTATGCGCTGTGGAAGAACCCGGAGAACCTCACCGAAAAGCAGCAGGCCAAGCTCGCCTGGATCGTGCAGACCGACCCCGGACTCGGCCGGGCGTACTACCTCAAGGAAGGGCTGCGCACGGTCTTCAAACTGCCCTACGACGAAGCCGGAGAAGCGCTCGACAAATGGGTTGCCTGGGCGCGCCGGTGCCGCATTCCATCGTTCGTGAAACTGCAAAAGAGCATCGTCAAACACCGGGAATCCATCCTCGCAGCGATCGAGCACGGGCTCTCCAACGGACGCATCGAATCCATGAACACCAAGATCAGACTCATCACCCGCATCGCCTTCGGCTTCAAATCACCCGAGGCCCTCATCGCCCTGGCCATGCTCAGCCTCGGCGGTCACAAACCGGTGCTCCCGGGCCGAAATTAG
- a CDS encoding VOC family protein produces MRQDQVAKSRTNELPARTMRMHHVCLVVSDIAATRDFYVNVLGFEEIHRPTDFVFHGAYFQNGNVEVHVVRETEPGRLSRRDPGWGAEELRTGLCHHFAVLVDSFEPFLAAMRERGLERVGGPRVRDDYVEQIYIADPDGHVIELLYQHTPESGHARRMEIFDLGIAVPVAPGHHVLDPRVKYGLHCAG; encoded by the coding sequence ATGCGTCAAGACCAAGTCGCGAAGTCACGCACTAACGAACTTCCGGCACGCACCATGCGCATGCACCATGTATGCCTGGTTGTGTCCGACATTGCCGCCACACGGGACTTCTACGTCAACGTCCTCGGGTTCGAGGAAATCCACCGGCCCACGGATTTTGTTTTCCATGGTGCCTATTTCCAGAATGGCAACGTGGAAGTGCACGTAGTCCGCGAAACCGAACCCGGCAGGCTTTCCCGGCGTGATCCCGGCTGGGGCGCTGAAGAGTTGCGCACGGGCCTGTGCCACCACTTCGCAGTGCTGGTGGATTCGTTCGAACCGTTCCTCGCAGCGATGCGCGAACGCGGACTCGAGCGGGTGGGCGGACCACGCGTCCGCGACGATTACGTGGAGCAGATCTACATTGCCGATCCCGACGGCCACGTCATCGAGCTTTTGTACCAGCACACTCCGGAGTCCGGCCACGCGCGGCGCATGGAAATTTTCGATCTGGGGATCGCTGTTCCCGTCGCTCCCGGGCACCACGTCCTCGATCCGCGGGTCAAGTATGGGCTGCACTGCGCCGGATGA
- a CDS encoding cytosine permease, whose product MWMSDIHSLGGYTFAAGLFALGLGAWQVFLALVAGIAVVFVLMNFSGYAGQKTGVPYPVLARISFGTFGANLPALIRAFVAIAWYGIQTWLASRAVIVIALRIWPELQGLTGNNFLGESTLGWLAFLLMWSLQLLLLRNGMETIRKFQDWAGPAVWAVMGLLVVYILINAGWNISLDLPGGKAEWGSHMLSSPPWR is encoded by the coding sequence ATGTGGATGTCCGACATTCACTCGCTCGGCGGTTATACGTTTGCCGCTGGCCTCTTCGCGTTGGGCCTCGGTGCTTGGCAGGTGTTCCTTGCGCTGGTAGCAGGGATTGCCGTTGTTTTTGTCCTGATGAACTTCTCCGGATACGCAGGCCAGAAGACAGGAGTTCCCTACCCCGTCCTCGCCCGGATTTCGTTTGGCACCTTCGGCGCCAACCTGCCCGCCCTGATTCGTGCCTTCGTCGCGATTGCCTGGTACGGCATCCAGACATGGCTTGCCTCTCGCGCCGTCATTGTCATCGCCCTGAGGATCTGGCCTGAACTGCAAGGCCTGACCGGGAACAACTTCCTGGGCGAGTCCACCTTGGGCTGGCTGGCCTTCCTGTTGATGTGGTCGCTCCAGCTCCTTCTGCTTCGAAACGGCATGGAGACAATCCGGAAGTTTCAGGACTGGGCCGGGCCGGCCGTCTGGGCGGTGATGGGCCTGTTGGTCGTGTACATCCTGATCAATGCGGGATGGAATATTTCCCTCGACCTGCCGGGGGGAAAAGCGGAATGGGGGTCACACATGCTTTCTTCGCCGCCGTGGCGCTGA
- a CDS encoding cytosine permease, whose amino-acid sequence MGVTHAFFAAVALTVTYFSTLMLNFCDFSRFAPSRKAVRTANLWGLPVNFIAFSVVSVVVTAGTFKVYGEYIYDPVEIVGRIDSIWALLLGAVTFAVATLGINVVANFVSPAYDLSNVWPSRIDFKRGGLIAAMIALIITPWNLFNSPVVINLFLGGLGALLGPLFGIIMVDYYVLRRQRVLVRDLFREQGYYTYTGGWNQKAVISFLVSAVPAVVFGLLPVFGAFSAFSWFIGAIVAAAVHYFISRNDTSLAESITAAATEETDPGGAPWTQVPQTR is encoded by the coding sequence ATGGGGGTCACACATGCTTTCTTCGCCGCCGTGGCGCTGACGGTGACGTACTTCTCCACCCTGATGCTCAACTTCTGCGACTTCTCCCGGTTCGCGCCATCCCGTAAAGCAGTGCGCACGGCGAACCTGTGGGGGCTGCCGGTGAACTTCATCGCCTTCTCCGTGGTCTCCGTCGTCGTCACCGCCGGAACGTTCAAGGTATATGGGGAGTACATCTACGATCCGGTTGAGATCGTTGGGCGGATCGACAGCATCTGGGCGCTTCTGCTGGGCGCCGTCACCTTCGCAGTAGCAACGCTGGGGATCAATGTCGTGGCAAACTTCGTCTCGCCGGCCTACGACCTTTCGAATGTCTGGCCCTCTCGGATCGATTTCAAGCGCGGCGGCCTGATCGCCGCAATGATCGCACTGATCATTACGCCCTGGAACCTGTTCAACAGCCCGGTGGTGATCAACCTATTCCTCGGAGGGCTCGGAGCGCTGCTCGGGCCGCTGTTCGGGATCATTATGGTTGACTATTATGTGCTCCGCCGGCAGCGCGTGCTGGTTCGAGACCTGTTCAGGGAACAGGGGTACTACACGTACACAGGTGGCTGGAACCAGAAAGCGGTCATCTCGTTTCTCGTCTCGGCCGTCCCGGCCGTGGTCTTCGGCCTGCTTCCGGTATTTGGCGCCTTCTCGGCGTTCTCCTGGTTCATCGGAGCAATCGTGGCGGCCGCGGTGCATTATTTCATCTCGCGCAACGACACGAGTCTGGCCGAATCGATCACTGCAGCTGCCACCGAAGAAACAGATCCGGGCGGCGCACCGTGGACGCAGGTTCCCCAGACACGCTGA
- a CDS encoding D-arabinono-1,4-lactone oxidase has product MTTTNLPSNAALARAATPSAPFGTDVTWTNWGGNQSATPAFTVRPRTEQEALDAVRFAIREGLPVRAVGSGHSSSPLVQTGGVLMDMSALSAITGTDKDRRRVRALAGTTISTFGDPLWEQGLALANQGDIDKQQIAGALSTSTHGSGKDLGSFSSSLRWVKLISGYGEIVEIGEGQLRELRAAQVALGTLGVFLEVELAVEDRYYLQEEITYPTWSETAATWQADIDTNRHYSFLWCPEDGSCELLDLPGAPGQSMADRSYTKRYNIAQVQDEREISRTEGARLDRSYRIYPGGFTTPFHELEYFVPSEHGLAAVEAVQELIRTKHSAQKYPVEVRWVKADEGYMSQFQGRDTTVITLTTEPGTDYWPFFRDADALLQEFEPRAHWGKIHFMTRNRLERLYPELDTFIQIRREFDPRGIFLNDHTRALVG; this is encoded by the coding sequence ATGACCACAACGAACCTTCCCAGCAACGCAGCGCTGGCACGCGCCGCAACCCCGTCCGCTCCCTTCGGGACGGACGTAACGTGGACCAACTGGGGCGGAAACCAGAGCGCCACGCCCGCTTTCACCGTGCGGCCGCGGACTGAACAGGAAGCGCTCGACGCCGTCCGTTTCGCCATCCGCGAAGGCCTCCCTGTGCGGGCGGTCGGCTCAGGACATTCGTCCTCCCCGCTGGTTCAGACTGGCGGCGTCCTGATGGACATGTCGGCGCTCTCAGCCATCACCGGAACTGACAAGGACCGGCGTCGCGTCAGGGCCCTGGCGGGCACCACCATCAGCACCTTCGGCGATCCGCTGTGGGAGCAGGGACTGGCCCTCGCCAACCAGGGCGACATCGACAAGCAGCAGATCGCCGGAGCACTCTCAACCAGCACTCACGGCTCCGGCAAGGATCTGGGCAGCTTTTCGTCAAGCCTTCGTTGGGTCAAGCTGATCAGCGGGTACGGCGAAATCGTCGAAATCGGCGAAGGGCAGCTCCGCGAACTCAGGGCGGCGCAGGTCGCTTTGGGGACGCTCGGAGTTTTCCTGGAGGTCGAGCTGGCGGTGGAGGACCGCTATTACCTGCAGGAGGAGATTACGTATCCCACCTGGTCAGAGACCGCGGCAACGTGGCAAGCCGACATCGATACGAACAGGCATTACTCGTTCCTCTGGTGCCCGGAAGACGGTTCATGCGAACTCCTGGACCTTCCCGGAGCGCCCGGCCAGAGCATGGCGGACCGCAGTTACACCAAGCGGTACAACATCGCCCAGGTCCAGGACGAGCGTGAGATCTCGCGCACGGAGGGCGCCCGGCTGGACCGGTCCTACCGCATCTACCCGGGCGGATTTACCACACCGTTCCATGAACTCGAGTACTTCGTTCCCAGCGAGCACGGCCTGGCCGCTGTCGAGGCTGTCCAGGAGCTCATCCGCACCAAGCATTCCGCCCAGAAGTACCCCGTTGAGGTCCGTTGGGTTAAAGCCGATGAAGGCTACATGTCCCAGTTCCAGGGACGGGACACAACCGTCATCACCCTGACAACCGAGCCTGGAACTGACTACTGGCCCTTCTTCCGGGACGCTGACGCGCTGCTGCAGGAATTCGAGCCGCGAGCCCACTGGGGCAAGATCCACTTCATGACAAGGAACCGCCTGGAACGTCTCTACCCGGAACTTGACACCTTCATCCAAATACGCCGGGAGTTCGACCCGCGCGGAATATTCCTTAACGACCACACCCGTGCCCTTGTAGGCTAA
- a CDS encoding aminobutyraldehyde dehydrogenase, which translates to MTLTNTEQFTVRRSPVDHTSEDHSPAGILPPSGHFIGGSFVPGSSTQLIDVVDPTTERVIASVQAGTAADVDVAVAAAVAAQKSWGATTPKERSEVLNLIANIIEANREAFELIESANTGKPRTVAEDDVSSTIDTFRFMAGASRTLTSMAGGDYATGHTSVILREPVGVVGVITPWNYPLLMAAWKIAPILAAGNSIVLKPSEQTPLSTLKLAELVAGRIPDGILNVVTGQGRTVGQRLAEHPDVALVALTGSVVSGQAVAETAAKSVKRVHLELGGKAPVVVFPDADLRAAAAGVRNAGFWNAGQDCGAACRVLVHESVAEEFTEHLVREVSTLVVGAPQAGDDVEIGPMISRPHFERVKESLSEAKAAGLNVAIGGSALEGPGYFIEPTVISRVPAGAPIATHEIFGPVVTVETFTSTEEAVTRANESPYGLSASVWTRDSSLALNVPKRLDFGTVWVNSHLVLACEVPWGGFKGSGYGRDLSLYALDDYSRTKHVMINHSA; encoded by the coding sequence ATGACACTCACTAACACCGAACAGTTCACTGTCCGCCGCTCCCCCGTAGATCACACCTCCGAGGATCACAGCCCGGCAGGCATACTGCCGCCCAGCGGACACTTCATTGGAGGATCGTTCGTTCCAGGGTCCTCCACCCAACTCATCGACGTCGTAGACCCCACCACTGAGCGGGTCATCGCGTCCGTGCAGGCCGGCACAGCCGCCGATGTTGATGTTGCTGTTGCAGCCGCCGTGGCGGCCCAGAAGTCCTGGGGCGCCACCACCCCGAAGGAACGCTCCGAGGTGCTGAACCTGATCGCCAACATCATCGAAGCCAACCGGGAAGCCTTCGAACTCATCGAGTCAGCCAACACCGGTAAACCGCGAACCGTCGCGGAGGACGACGTCTCAAGCACCATCGATACGTTCCGTTTCATGGCCGGAGCTTCCCGCACCTTGACGTCCATGGCAGGGGGTGACTACGCAACCGGGCACACGTCGGTCATTCTCAGGGAACCCGTGGGTGTCGTCGGCGTCATCACCCCGTGGAATTACCCGCTGCTGATGGCCGCCTGGAAGATCGCACCCATCCTGGCTGCAGGAAACAGCATCGTCCTGAAACCTTCCGAGCAGACGCCACTGTCCACGCTGAAGCTCGCAGAACTCGTGGCCGGACGCATTCCCGACGGGATTCTCAACGTTGTGACGGGACAAGGCCGAACCGTCGGACAGCGGCTCGCGGAACATCCTGATGTTGCCCTCGTTGCCCTGACCGGGAGCGTCGTGAGCGGACAGGCCGTTGCGGAGACCGCGGCCAAATCGGTCAAACGCGTCCATCTGGAACTTGGCGGCAAGGCTCCCGTTGTTGTCTTTCCTGACGCTGACCTCCGCGCGGCCGCCGCCGGGGTGCGCAATGCCGGCTTCTGGAATGCCGGCCAGGACTGTGGCGCTGCCTGCCGCGTGCTGGTGCACGAGTCAGTGGCTGAGGAGTTCACCGAGCACCTCGTGCGCGAAGTCAGCACGCTGGTGGTGGGAGCCCCGCAGGCGGGCGACGACGTCGAAATCGGTCCCATGATCTCGCGCCCGCACTTCGAACGCGTGAAGGAATCCCTGTCCGAGGCGAAGGCTGCCGGCCTGAACGTGGCCATCGGTGGTTCGGCTTTGGAAGGCCCCGGCTACTTCATCGAGCCCACAGTCATCAGCCGTGTGCCGGCAGGGGCACCGATAGCTACCCACGAAATCTTTGGTCCCGTAGTCACGGTCGAGACCTTCACTTCCACTGAAGAAGCCGTTACCCGGGCAAACGAGAGCCCCTACGGCCTTTCTGCCTCAGTGTGGACTCGGGATTCGAGCCTCGCCCTGAACGTTCCAAAGCGGCTCGATTTCGGCACCGTCTGGGTCAATTCGCACCTGGTGCTGGCCTGCGAGGTACCGTGGGGCGGTTTCAAGGGATCCGGTTACGGTCGCGACCTCTCGCTCTACGCCTTGGACGACTACTCCCGTACCAAGCACGTCATGATCAACCACAGCGCGTGA
- a CDS encoding cytosine permease, with translation MSTRTTSDAAAEVPRLEDKTIQPIPANERHGKARDLFTIWFGSNIMIMTIVTGGLATTVFGLHFVPAIVGIIIGNVVGGIFMALHSAQGPQLGVAQMIQTRGQFGSYGALLIVVIVVIMYVGFFAANLVFGGEAMAAVSPGISVDAGIIIIGVVSVIATIFGYRLIHAYARFLSVVAGVALLLAFAWILFVQGLPASFLDQGNFNWVGFMGTISVSALWQLAYAPYVSDYSRYMPQGTGSAPAFWASYSGCVLGTLFPMVLGALVGTLAATLSNDAGTVEIVGSLGAFLQPWTMIVIGIFCLGVAASNAMNLYCGVLCSLTIGQTFKPNWLPHAKTRSVAALILFTLAVLIALFARDNFILFYTNFLSFLMYVLVPWTAINLVDYYLLRHGDYRVEDFFKRDGGVYGRFNWVAIGSYVAGALIQVPFSATAIYTGPLAAAMGGVDISWIVGLAVVAPLYYFAARVFRKNSDAAPFQAPAFATELI, from the coding sequence ATGAGCACTCGAACCACTTCCGATGCCGCGGCAGAAGTACCCCGGCTCGAGGACAAGACCATCCAGCCCATCCCCGCGAACGAACGCCATGGGAAAGCCCGGGACCTCTTCACCATCTGGTTCGGTTCCAACATCATGATCATGACCATCGTGACCGGCGGCCTCGCCACCACGGTGTTCGGCCTGCACTTTGTGCCCGCGATCGTGGGAATCATCATCGGGAACGTCGTCGGTGGCATCTTCATGGCCCTGCACTCTGCCCAGGGCCCGCAACTGGGCGTGGCGCAGATGATCCAGACCCGCGGCCAGTTCGGTTCGTACGGGGCGCTGCTGATCGTTGTCATCGTGGTGATCATGTACGTCGGGTTTTTCGCGGCCAACCTCGTCTTTGGCGGGGAAGCAATGGCCGCAGTCAGCCCGGGCATCAGTGTTGACGCCGGCATCATTATCATCGGCGTCGTCAGCGTCATTGCCACGATTTTCGGCTACCGGCTCATTCATGCCTATGCACGCTTCCTGAGCGTCGTGGCCGGCGTAGCACTGCTGCTGGCCTTCGCCTGGATCCTGTTCGTCCAGGGACTGCCGGCCAGCTTCCTGGACCAGGGAAACTTCAACTGGGTTGGCTTCATGGGCACCATCTCTGTATCCGCCCTGTGGCAGCTCGCCTACGCTCCCTACGTCTCGGATTACTCCCGCTATATGCCGCAGGGCACTGGCTCGGCCCCGGCGTTCTGGGCGTCCTACTCAGGCTGCGTCCTGGGCACCTTGTTCCCCATGGTCTTAGGTGCCTTGGTGGGAACGCTCGCCGCGACGCTGAGCAACGACGCCGGCACCGTCGAAATCGTCGGCAGCCTGGGAGCGTTTCTCCAACCATGGACCATGATCGTCATCGGAATCTTCTGCCTCGGGGTTGCGGCGTCGAACGCCATGAATCTTTACTGCGGCGTCCTGTGCAGCCTCACCATTGGCCAGACGTTCAAGCCGAACTGGTTGCCCCACGCCAAGACCCGAAGCGTTGCGGCACTCATCCTCTTCACGCTCGCCGTCCTGATCGCGCTGTTCGCCCGCGACAATTTCATCCTCTTCTACACGAACTTCCTCTCCTTCCTGATGTACGTGCTGGTACCCTGGACGGCCATCAACCTGGTGGACTACTACCTTCTCCGGCACGGCGACTACAGGGTGGAAGACTTCTTCAAGCGCGACGGCGGCGTGTACGGACGGTTCAACTGGGTGGCGATCGGCTCCTATGTTGCCGGCGCCCTGATTCAGGTTCCGTTCTCCGCAACAGCGATCTACACGGGCCCACTGGCCGCAGCGATGGGCGGCGTGGACATCTCGTGGATCGTCGGGCTGGCGGTTGTTGCTCCGCTCTACTACTTTGCTGCACGCGTGTTCCGGAAGAACTCGGATGCCGCCCCCTTTCAGGCCCCCGCATTCGCCACTGAACTGATTTGA
- the speB gene encoding agmatinase, giving the protein MTAHKPIGPVDATKVPRYAGLGTFARLPQIDRVPDYDIAIVGVPFDGGTSFRPGARFGPAAVREASRLLRPGYHPELDVAPVYEAQVVDAGDIACTPYDITRAVREIEEQALPLISEDKKLISIGGDHTIALPMLRALNTVHGPVALLHFDAHLDTWDTYFDQPVTHGTIFRRAFEEGLLVEDKSMHVGIRGPVYDRNDFLRDHEFGFQIIRCSDLDVIGVPAAIAQVKERLGDTPVYVSIDIDVLDPAYAPGTGTPEMGGLHSRELLALLRGLNGINIVGADVVEVAPAYDHADITTVAAATLVFDLLALMVNRSKAETHTVRELQAASWNAS; this is encoded by the coding sequence ATGACAGCTCACAAGCCCATCGGCCCCGTCGACGCAACAAAAGTCCCCCGGTATGCAGGCCTCGGCACATTCGCCAGGCTTCCCCAAATCGACCGCGTTCCGGACTACGACATTGCGATCGTCGGCGTACCCTTCGACGGCGGAACGTCCTTCCGCCCCGGCGCCCGGTTCGGTCCTGCCGCAGTCCGCGAAGCCTCCCGGCTACTGCGTCCCGGATACCACCCCGAACTGGACGTCGCGCCGGTCTACGAAGCCCAGGTTGTGGACGCCGGCGACATCGCCTGCACGCCCTACGACATCACACGGGCAGTCCGCGAAATTGAAGAGCAGGCACTGCCCCTGATCAGTGAGGACAAGAAGCTCATCTCGATCGGCGGAGACCACACCATCGCCCTCCCGATGCTGCGGGCCTTGAACACGGTCCACGGACCCGTGGCTTTGCTGCACTTCGATGCCCACCTGGACACGTGGGACACCTACTTCGACCAGCCGGTCACCCACGGAACCATCTTCCGCCGGGCATTCGAGGAAGGCCTCCTGGTGGAAGACAAGTCCATGCACGTCGGCATCCGCGGGCCGGTCTATGACCGCAACGACTTCCTGCGCGACCACGAATTCGGTTTCCAGATCATCCGCTGTTCGGACCTGGACGTCATCGGCGTCCCGGCAGCGATCGCGCAGGTCAAGGAACGGCTCGGCGATACCCCGGTCTACGTCTCCATCGACATCGACGTCCTGGATCCGGCCTACGCGCCGGGCACCGGCACCCCCGAGATGGGCGGGCTCCACTCCCGCGAACTCCTGGCCCTTCTCCGCGGACTGAACGGCATCAACATTGTGGGCGCCGACGTCGTCGAAGTCGCTCCGGCCTACGACCACGCAGACATCACCACGGTCGCCGCCGCCACCCTCGTCTTCGACCTGCTCGCCCTGATGGTGAACCGCAGTAAGGCCGAAACGCACACCGTCCGTGAACTGCAGGCAGCATCCTGGAACGCATCATGA